A region from the Pseudomonas promysalinigenes genome encodes:
- a CDS encoding universal stress protein: MIRSMLYATDLGVYAPFVMQHALTLARAFGAELYVIHAVEPMGQFAESLLQSYLDEQTLDALHSEGVNTVMANIEQRVLENFRDELGEDADLALIKAVRVRQGDPAQVILEQAQRLSVDLLIFGSHSAGAGVDVPIGRTAVRLLQLSPVPAYMVPLSQHLGRRKL, translated from the coding sequence ATGATCCGCTCCATGCTGTACGCCACTGACCTCGGTGTCTACGCCCCTTTTGTCATGCAGCACGCCCTGACCTTGGCTCGCGCCTTCGGTGCAGAGCTTTATGTGATTCACGCGGTGGAGCCCATGGGCCAGTTCGCCGAATCCTTGCTGCAAAGCTACCTTGATGAACAGACGCTCGATGCATTGCACAGCGAGGGTGTCAACACGGTGATGGCTAACATCGAACAGCGGGTCCTTGAAAACTTTCGTGACGAATTGGGCGAGGACGCAGATTTGGCGTTGATCAAGGCAGTGCGCGTGCGTCAGGGTGACCCGGCGCAGGTCATTCTTGAGCAGGCGCAGCGACTGAGCGTCGATTTGCTGATCTTCGGCAGCCACAGTGCCGGGGCCGGTGTGGATGTGCCGATCGGTCGCACGGCGGTGCGCCTGCTCCAGTTATCACCAGTACCGGCCTACATGGTGCCGTTATCCCAACACCTTGGGCGTAGGAAATTGTGA
- a CDS encoding GNAT family N-acetyltransferase yields MSETLTIHHDQAGHQFETNVDGHRAYLTYMDLGKQTLDIYRTFVPNALRGRGIAAALTEKALEYADQMGYTVIPSCSYVERYMERQQRHSSKA; encoded by the coding sequence ATGAGTGAAACGTTGACCATCCACCATGACCAGGCCGGTCATCAGTTCGAAACCAATGTGGACGGTCATCGTGCCTACCTGACGTACATGGACCTAGGCAAGCAGACGCTGGATATCTACCGCACATTCGTGCCCAATGCCTTGCGCGGTCGGGGTATTGCAGCTGCGCTGACCGAGAAGGCTCTCGAGTACGCCGACCAGATGGGTTACACGGTGATCCCTTCCTGCTCATACGTTGAGCGTTACATGGAACGTCAGCAGCGCCATTCGAGCAAGGCATGA
- a CDS encoding Lpp/OprI family alanine-zipper lipoprotein — protein sequence MNNVLKFSALALAAVLATGCSSVSKETEARLTATEDAAARAQARADEAYRKADDAMAAAQKAQQTADEANERALRMLDKASRK from the coding sequence ATGAACAACGTTCTGAAATTCTCTGCTCTGGCTCTGGCCGCAGTTCTGGCTACCGGTTGCAGCAGCGTATCCAAAGAAACCGAAGCTCGTCTGACTGCGACTGAAGACGCAGCAGCTCGCGCCCAAGCCCGTGCTGACGAAGCCTACCGTAAGGCTGACGACGCTATGGCTGCCGCTCAGAAGGCTCAGCAGACCGCTGACGAAGCCAACGAGCGCGCTCTGCGTATGCTGGACAAAGCCAGCCGCAAGTAA
- a CDS encoding 3-deoxy-7-phosphoheptulonate synthase produces MADLPIDDLNVASNETLITPDQLKKEIPLSAKALQTVTAGREVVRNILDGKDHRLFVVVGPCSIHDIKAAHEYAERLKVLAEELSDTLYLVMRVYFEKPRTTVGWKGLINDPYLDDSFKIQDGLHIGRQLLLDLAEMGLPTATEALDPISPQYLQDLISWSAIGARTTESQTHREMASGLSSAVGFKNGTDGGLTVAINALQSVSKPHRFLGINQEGGVSIVTTKGNPYGHVVLRGGNGKPNYDSVSVALCEQDLAKAKIKANIMVDCSHANSNKDPALQPLVMENVANQILEGNQSIIGLMVESHLNWGCQSIPKNLDELQYGVSVTDACIDWAATEKTLRSMRAKLKDVLPQRNRG; encoded by the coding sequence ATGGCTGATTTACCGATCGACGACCTTAACGTTGCCTCCAACGAGACCTTGATCACCCCCGATCAGCTCAAGAAGGAAATCCCCCTCAGCGCCAAGGCTTTGCAGACCGTGACTGCGGGCCGCGAAGTGGTGCGCAACATACTCGACGGCAAGGACCATCGCCTGTTCGTGGTGGTCGGCCCCTGCTCCATCCATGACATCAAGGCCGCCCATGAATACGCCGAGCGCCTGAAGGTGTTGGCCGAGGAGCTGTCCGATACGCTGTACCTGGTCATGCGGGTGTATTTTGAAAAGCCGCGCACCACTGTGGGCTGGAAGGGCCTGATCAACGACCCTTACCTGGATGACTCGTTCAAGATCCAGGACGGGTTGCATATCGGCCGCCAGCTGCTGCTGGACCTAGCCGAAATGGGCCTGCCGACCGCAACGGAAGCGCTCGACCCCATCTCCCCGCAGTATCTGCAGGACCTAATCAGCTGGTCGGCTATCGGCGCTCGCACCACAGAATCGCAGACTCACCGCGAAATGGCCTCCGGGCTGTCCTCGGCCGTCGGTTTCAAAAACGGTACCGATGGTGGCCTGACAGTCGCCATCAACGCCCTGCAGTCGGTGTCCAAGCCGCACCGTTTCCTTGGCATCAACCAGGAAGGTGGCGTCTCTATCGTCACCACCAAGGGCAATCCGTATGGCCATGTGGTACTGCGCGGCGGTAATGGCAAACCAAACTACGACTCGGTCAGCGTCGCCCTCTGCGAACAGGATTTGGCCAAGGCCAAGATCAAGGCCAACATCATGGTCGACTGCAGCCACGCCAACTCCAACAAGGACCCGGCTCTGCAGCCGCTGGTGATGGAAAACGTCGCCAATCAGATTCTCGAAGGCAACCAGTCGATCATCGGCCTGATGGTCGAGAGCCATCTGAACTGGGGCTGCCAGTCGATCCCGAAAAACCTCGACGAACTGCAGTACGGTGTGTCGGTAACCGATGCGTGCATCGATTGGGCAGCCACTGAAAAGACCCTGCGCAGCATGCGCGCCAAGCTCAAGGATGTGCTTCCTCAGCGCAACCGCGGCTAA
- a CDS encoding ABC transporter permease: MKHMPLPRLCGLAFRQLLRDVRASEVRVLFFALVVAVAASTAIGYFGARLNGAMQLRASEFLGADLVLQGSAPANDEQLSAGQALGLRHAQVVEFTSVVGGDAGIQLSSIKAADGAYPLRGQLRSAGAPYAEESAGGGPAPGEAWVEPRLLAALGLKIGDSIDVGMKTLSISRVLTYEPDRANNFYSLTPRLMMNLADLQATGVIQPGSRVTYRELWRGDAQALAQYRQAVEPNLAASQRLLDTRDGNRQIGGALGKAERYLNMASLVAVLLAGVAVALSASRYAARRLDASALLRCLGLSRHQALGLYCLQLAILGLIAALAGAVLGWLAQLGLFRLLHGLLPSVVPAGGALPAVAGIATGLVALAGFALPPLAALGQVPPLRVLRRDLLPVPPSSWLVYGAALLALGLIMWRLSLDLLLTFALLGGGLIAALLLGGLLLLGLRSLRRALGGAPLTWRLGLGQLLRHPTAAAGQALAFGLILLAMALVALLRAELLDTWQAQLPKDAPNYFALNILPADREPFAQHLRGVNASSAPLYPVTPGRLILINDQPVQQIVSKESAGERAVQRDLSLTWAADLPAGNSLSAGNWWGALPVGDEIPGVSVEAELANSLKLKLDDLLTFDIGGEQRLARVTSLRSVHWDSFQPNFYMIFQPGTLQGLPTTYLTSFYLAAGHDLDVVALSRAFPAVTILQVDALLEQLRSILAQVTLAVEYVLLFVLAAGLAVLFAGLQATLDERIRQGALLRALGASRPLLVRARRIEFGVLGAASGTLAALGCELITLVLYRYAFDLQWSPHLWLLALPLLGAILVGGAGTLGTRRALNASPLAVLRET; this comes from the coding sequence ATGAAGCATATGCCCTTACCCCGTCTGTGTGGCCTGGCCTTTCGCCAGCTGTTGCGCGACGTCCGCGCCAGCGAGGTCCGGGTGCTGTTTTTCGCCCTGGTGGTAGCAGTCGCCGCCAGTACCGCCATCGGCTATTTCGGCGCTCGCCTCAATGGCGCGATGCAATTGCGCGCCAGCGAGTTTCTTGGCGCCGACCTGGTACTGCAAGGCAGTGCTCCTGCCAATGACGAGCAGCTCAGCGCTGGGCAGGCATTGGGCTTGCGCCACGCCCAGGTCGTGGAATTCACCAGTGTGGTAGGTGGCGATGCCGGTATTCAGCTTTCGAGTATCAAGGCAGCCGACGGCGCCTATCCACTGCGCGGCCAGCTGCGCAGCGCTGGCGCCCCATACGCCGAGGAGTCAGCGGGCGGCGGCCCAGCACCCGGTGAAGCCTGGGTCGAGCCACGTCTGCTGGCGGCGCTGGGGCTCAAGATCGGCGACAGCATTGACGTCGGTATGAAAACTTTAAGCATCAGCCGGGTCCTGACCTACGAACCGGATCGTGCCAACAACTTCTACAGCCTCACGCCGCGGCTGATGATGAACCTGGCAGACTTGCAGGCCACTGGGGTTATTCAGCCTGGCAGCCGGGTTACCTATCGCGAACTCTGGCGCGGTGATGCACAAGCGCTTGCGCAATACCGCCAGGCGGTAGAGCCAAACCTGGCGGCCAGCCAGCGCTTGCTCGACACACGCGACGGCAACCGGCAAATCGGCGGAGCTTTGGGCAAGGCCGAGCGGTACCTGAACATGGCCAGCCTGGTTGCCGTGCTGCTGGCGGGCGTTGCAGTGGCGCTTTCAGCCAGCCGATATGCAGCGCGCCGCCTGGACGCCAGCGCCTTGTTGCGCTGCTTGGGGCTGTCGCGGCATCAGGCACTGGGGCTGTATTGCCTGCAGTTGGCGATTCTTGGCCTGATAGCCGCATTAGCCGGTGCTGTCCTGGGCTGGCTTGCGCAACTGGGCTTATTCCGCCTGTTGCACGGCCTGCTGCCCAGCGTAGTGCCAGCAGGGGGCGCACTTCCGGCCGTGGCGGGCATCGCCACCGGCCTTGTAGCCCTGGCCGGTTTTGCCTTACCGCCACTGGCGGCGCTCGGGCAGGTGCCACCTCTGCGGGTACTGCGCCGTGACCTGCTCCCGGTCCCACCCAGCAGTTGGTTAGTGTATGGTGCAGCGCTGCTCGCCTTGGGGTTGATCATGTGGCGTCTTAGCCTTGATCTGCTGCTAACCTTCGCCCTGCTAGGGGGCGGTCTGATCGCGGCGTTGCTGCTTGGGGGCCTGCTCTTGCTTGGCTTGCGAAGCCTGCGCAGGGCGCTTGGCGGAGCACCGCTGACCTGGCGTCTGGGATTAGGCCAGTTGCTACGCCACCCCACCGCAGCCGCCGGGCAAGCTCTGGCCTTTGGCCTGATCCTGCTGGCCATGGCGCTCGTTGCGCTGCTGCGGGCAGAACTGCTCGACACCTGGCAGGCGCAGTTACCCAAAGACGCGCCCAATTACTTTGCCCTGAATATCCTGCCCGCCGACCGTGAACCCTTCGCCCAACACCTGCGTGGGGTCAACGCCAGTTCGGCGCCGCTGTATCCGGTGACGCCAGGCAGGCTCATTCTGATCAACGATCAACCCGTGCAACAGATCGTCAGCAAGGAGTCCGCGGGCGAGCGGGCGGTACAACGCGATCTCAGCCTGACTTGGGCGGCCGACCTGCCCGCAGGCAATAGCTTGAGCGCGGGCAACTGGTGGGGAGCACTGCCGGTGGGCGATGAAATCCCTGGGGTATCGGTCGAGGCCGAGCTGGCCAACAGCCTCAAGCTGAAACTGGACGACCTGCTGACCTTCGATATAGGCGGCGAACAACGCCTGGCACGGGTCACTAGCCTTCGTAGCGTCCATTGGGACAGCTTTCAGCCAAACTTCTACATGATTTTCCAGCCTGGCACCCTGCAGGGCCTGCCCACTACTTACCTGACCAGCTTCTACCTGGCCGCCGGCCATGATCTGGACGTTGTCGCACTGTCCCGGGCCTTCCCGGCCGTGACCATACTGCAAGTCGACGCCCTTCTGGAGCAGCTGCGCAGCATCCTGGCCCAGGTGACCCTGGCCGTCGAATATGTATTGCTGTTCGTGCTCGCAGCAGGGCTTGCAGTCCTGTTCGCCGGTTTGCAGGCAACCCTGGATGAGCGGATTCGCCAGGGCGCCCTCCTCCGCGCCTTGGGGGCTTCGCGGCCGTTACTGGTCAGGGCTCGGCGCATTGAGTTCGGTGTGCTGGGTGCCGCCAGTGGCACGTTAGCGGCGCTCGGCTGCGAACTGATCACGCTGGTGCTGTACCGTTATGCGTTCGACCTGCAATGGAGCCCGCACCTGTGGCTGCTGGCGCTGCCATTGCTTGGGGCGATATTGGTGGGCGGAGCAGGCACGCTTGGAACACGCAGGGCGCTCAATGCCAGCCCCCTGGCAGTGCTGCGTGAAACTTGA
- a CDS encoding putative 2-dehydropantoate 2-reductase, translated as MAARNLRIGIIGSGAIGGFYGLMLARAGFDVHFLLRSEYEVVREQGLKLEHAELGSLHMPVKAYARAADMPPCDWLLVGAKATSGAGLAALIEQAAAADARVVVLQNGLGVEDLLRASLPGNLHLLGGLCFICVNRQAPGIIRHQALGAVNLGYHSGPANDGGAAIVEAGAGLFRAAGIDSQAMADLGQARWQKLVWNVPYNGLSVLLGASTQQLMADADSRELIKSLMAEVVQGAAACGYELPEGYAEQLLLMTERMPDYWPSMYHDHVQRRPLELDAIYAEPLARAQAAGCSLARIQMLHRALTFIDRANRSC; from the coding sequence ATGGCTGCTCGCAACCTTCGTATCGGTATCATTGGCAGCGGTGCCATTGGTGGCTTCTATGGTCTGATGCTTGCCCGCGCCGGGTTCGATGTGCATTTCTTGTTGCGCAGCGAATATGAGGTGGTGCGCGAGCAGGGCCTCAAGCTCGAACACGCCGAGCTTGGCAGCTTGCACATGCCAGTCAAGGCCTATGCTCGCGCTGCCGACATGCCACCCTGTGATTGGCTGTTGGTCGGTGCCAAGGCTACCAGTGGTGCCGGGCTCGCGGCGCTGATCGAACAGGCAGCCGCTGCCGATGCCAGGGTGGTGGTGCTGCAGAATGGCTTGGGTGTTGAAGACCTATTGAGGGCCAGCCTGCCTGGCAATTTGCACTTATTGGGTGGCCTATGTTTCATCTGCGTCAATCGCCAAGCCCCGGGGATTATTCGTCACCAGGCGTTGGGTGCTGTCAACCTTGGTTATCACAGCGGGCCGGCCAATGATGGCGGCGCGGCGATAGTCGAAGCCGGCGCCGGGCTGTTCCGGGCGGCGGGCATCGATTCTCAGGCCATGGCTGACCTGGGCCAAGCACGTTGGCAAAAGCTGGTATGGAACGTGCCCTATAACGGCCTTTCGGTGTTGCTCGGCGCCAGCACTCAGCAGCTGATGGCCGATGCCGACAGTCGCGAGTTGATCAAGTCATTGATGGCTGAAGTGGTGCAGGGGGCGGCGGCGTGCGGGTATGAGCTTCCAGAAGGTTATGCCGAGCAATTGCTGCTGATGACCGAGCGGATGCCCGATTACTGGCCGAGCATGTACCACGATCATGTTCAGCGCCGCCCGCTGGAGCTGGATGCAATCTATGCCGAGCCTTTGGCTCGCGCGCAGGCGGCTGGGTGCAGCCTTGCGCGCATTCAGATGCTTCACCGGGCCCTGACCTTCATCGATCGGGCCAATCGTTCGTGCTGA
- the gmtY gene encoding gamma-mobile-trio recombinase GmtY → MSAVIKVKVDYRGPTNVKTTRLPAVLTDKGILTSLLQYQSEQHRSQSWHQKVNLVVRLLLTFVDHGGIPFTSPTDLLKGFRHALYYGTVDERLEDPTGLYWAPRTTETADDLINLLTGYTDWLTRQPGHSGVVMNPIRDATGYEERLNWCAYHHHQDNKLLNHLTSNAQAEANFFTREVGRQQSSVIVDEVKRFPEKHFHTLLDEGFVIAGKQDEEKNLRTDWKSQCITILMNSGGIRKSEAFHIYLDDIDIDEDLMEAVVTIHHPAEGKVKDDNYANRREYLLKKFRLKPRTEYLKSESQHAGWKAPAINNQRYFEVQFFPPSKAQEFLLAFRNYVLYQRVEPKGLGHPYAFTNSQGQPETIKNFQRLHRAAVERIDLRSSKYHGTTEHGHRHAYGYRLAEAGFSAVEIKKAMHHKCVTSCQVYIQPTNSDLRNKMRQVEAAHIARLPNSDAGQSP, encoded by the coding sequence ATGAGCGCCGTCATCAAGGTCAAGGTCGACTACCGGGGGCCGACCAATGTCAAGACGACTCGCTTGCCGGCTGTGCTGACCGACAAGGGCATCCTGACCTCCCTGCTGCAGTATCAGAGTGAGCAGCATCGCAGCCAATCATGGCACCAGAAAGTGAACCTGGTCGTCCGACTGTTGCTGACCTTCGTCGACCACGGCGGGATCCCTTTCACCTCCCCCACAGATCTACTCAAAGGTTTTCGGCATGCGCTCTATTACGGAACAGTCGACGAGCGCCTGGAAGACCCGACAGGCCTGTACTGGGCGCCCCGCACGACGGAGACTGCCGACGACCTGATCAACCTATTGACGGGATACACCGACTGGCTCACTCGTCAACCAGGCCACAGTGGAGTTGTCATGAATCCGATCAGGGACGCCACTGGCTACGAGGAACGACTGAATTGGTGCGCCTACCATCATCACCAAGACAACAAGCTCTTGAATCACTTGACGAGCAACGCGCAAGCGGAGGCGAACTTCTTTACCCGCGAGGTGGGACGGCAACAATCAAGCGTGATTGTCGATGAAGTAAAGCGCTTTCCTGAAAAGCACTTCCATACGCTTCTTGATGAAGGTTTCGTGATTGCAGGCAAGCAAGACGAGGAAAAAAACCTGCGTACCGATTGGAAAAGTCAGTGCATAACAATCCTGATGAACAGTGGCGGCATTCGTAAAAGCGAGGCATTTCATATTTACCTTGACGACATAGATATTGATGAAGATCTAATGGAAGCAGTCGTGACCATCCACCACCCAGCGGAGGGGAAAGTAAAGGACGACAATTATGCAAACCGCAGAGAGTATCTACTTAAGAAATTTCGCTTAAAGCCACGCACGGAATATTTGAAATCCGAATCACAGCATGCGGGCTGGAAGGCGCCCGCCATTAACAATCAACGTTACTTTGAAGTCCAGTTCTTCCCGCCATCGAAAGCTCAAGAGTTTCTCTTGGCTTTCCGTAATTACGTACTTTATCAGCGCGTCGAACCGAAAGGCCTAGGGCACCCGTATGCATTTACCAACAGCCAAGGCCAGCCTGAAACCATCAAGAACTTCCAGCGCCTGCATCGTGCAGCCGTAGAGAGAATTGATCTGAGATCTTCCAAGTACCATGGCACTACCGAGCATGGACATCGACATGCCTATGGCTATCGACTTGCAGAGGCTGGATTCAGTGCTGTCGAGATCAAAAAAGCCATGCACCATAAATGCGTGACTTCTTGCCAAGTGTATATCCAACCGACCAACTCGGATCTTCGCAATAAAATGCGCCAAGTTGAGGCCGCGCATATAGCCAGGCTCCCAAATTCGGACGCAGGGCAATCACCATAG
- a CDS encoding L,D-transpeptidase family protein, producing the protein MLPRFPAVTRCLSLAALLVAGPAVALELPLPPPGEDVVGQVQTIKAKYEDTFADIGTANDLGYLEMIAANPGVDPWLPGAGTEIILPTRFILPPGPREGIVINLAEYRMYYFPKGQNVVHTYPLGIGREGWGSPIALTKIIAKTPNPTWTPPASIRAEHAADGDILPTVVPAGPDNPLGPFKFTLGVPGYLIHGSNKKFGIGMRTSHGCFRMFNNNVLELSKMVPVGTPVRIINEPYKFGISAGKVYLEAHTPLDDKGNPSVVDKHTAVINALLKREDLANNLRMNWDMVRDVVAAEDGMPVEIAVPVNNQGGAPMVSSIPPELQ; encoded by the coding sequence ATGTTGCCGCGCTTTCCCGCCGTCACCCGTTGCCTGTCCCTGGCCGCCCTGCTGGTAGCGGGCCCCGCTGTTGCGCTGGAACTGCCACTGCCACCACCGGGTGAAGACGTCGTTGGCCAAGTCCAGACCATCAAGGCCAAGTACGAGGATACATTTGCGGACATCGGGACCGCCAACGACCTTGGCTACCTCGAGATGATCGCCGCCAATCCGGGTGTCGACCCATGGCTGCCTGGCGCAGGCACCGAGATCATTCTGCCTACCCGCTTCATCCTGCCGCCTGGGCCGCGTGAAGGCATCGTCATCAATCTGGCCGAGTATCGTATGTACTACTTCCCGAAAGGGCAGAACGTGGTGCATACCTATCCGCTGGGTATCGGTCGCGAAGGCTGGGGCTCGCCAATCGCGTTGACCAAGATCATCGCCAAGACTCCGAACCCGACCTGGACGCCACCGGCCTCGATTCGTGCCGAGCATGCCGCTGATGGCGACATTCTGCCCACCGTGGTGCCTGCCGGCCCTGACAACCCGCTAGGGCCCTTCAAGTTCACCCTAGGTGTACCGGGCTACCTGATCCATGGTTCGAACAAGAAGTTTGGTATCGGCATGCGTACCAGCCATGGCTGCTTCCGCATGTTCAACAATAACGTACTGGAACTGTCGAAAATGGTGCCGGTGGGTACGCCAGTGCGCATTATCAACGAGCCCTACAAGTTCGGCATCAGTGCCGGCAAGGTTTATCTCGAAGCGCACACGCCATTGGATGATAAGGGCAACCCATCTGTGGTCGACAAGCACACGGCCGTTATCAATGCCTTGCTCAAGCGTGAAGACTTGGCCAACAACCTGCGTATGAATTGGGACATGGTGCGTGACGTGGTTGCCGCAGAAGATGGCATGCCAGTGGAAATTGCCGTTCCGGTCAACAATCAGGGTGGGGCGCCTATGGTCTCGAGCATCCCTCCTGAGTTGCAGTGA
- the cysB gene encoding HTH-type transcriptional regulator CysB, producing MKLQQLRYIWEVAHHDLNVSATAQSLYTSQPGISKQIRLLEDELGVEVFARSGKHLTRVTPAGERIINTAGEILRKVESIKQIAQEFSNEKKGTLSIATTHTQARYALPPVISNFIKQYPEVALHMHQGSPMQIAEMAADGTVDFAIATEALELFGDLIMMPCYKWNRCVVVPQGHPLTKLPKLTLEAVAEYPIVTYVFGFTGRSKLDEAFNHRGLTPKVVFTAADADVIKTYVRLGLGVGIVAKMAVDTKLDNDLVALDASELFEASITKIGFRRGTFLRGFMCDFIEKFAPHLTREVMAKAIQCHNKQELEELFDGVELPVH from the coding sequence ATGAAGCTTCAACAACTGCGCTACATCTGGGAAGTGGCGCATCACGACCTCAACGTCTCCGCGACGGCGCAAAGCCTCTACACTTCGCAGCCGGGCATCAGCAAGCAAATTCGCCTACTCGAGGATGAGCTGGGCGTAGAAGTCTTCGCGCGCAGCGGCAAGCACCTGACCCGCGTTACTCCGGCTGGTGAGCGCATCATCAATACCGCTGGCGAGATCCTGCGCAAGGTCGAGAGCATCAAGCAAATCGCCCAGGAATTCTCCAACGAGAAGAAGGGCACGCTGTCCATCGCTACCACCCATACTCAGGCCCGCTACGCGCTGCCGCCTGTCATTAGCAACTTCATCAAGCAGTACCCGGAGGTGGCCCTGCACATGCATCAGGGCTCCCCCATGCAAATTGCGGAAATGGCAGCTGACGGCACTGTCGATTTCGCCATCGCGACCGAAGCGCTGGAGCTGTTCGGCGACTTGATCATGATGCCATGTTACAAGTGGAACCGTTGCGTGGTGGTACCCCAGGGCCATCCGCTCACCAAGCTGCCCAAGTTGACGCTGGAAGCGGTCGCAGAGTACCCGATCGTGACTTACGTGTTCGGCTTTACCGGCCGCTCGAAGCTCGATGAAGCCTTCAATCATCGCGGCCTGACGCCCAAAGTGGTGTTCACCGCCGCCGACGCCGACGTGATCAAGACCTATGTGCGCTTGGGGCTGGGTGTGGGCATCGTTGCGAAAATGGCAGTGGATACCAAGCTGGACAACGATCTGGTTGCGCTGGACGCCAGCGAGCTGTTCGAGGCCAGCATCACTAAGATCGGCTTCCGTCGTGGCACCTTCCTGCGCGGCTTCATGTGCGACTTCATCGAGAAGTTCGCTCCGCACCTGACCCGCGAAGTGATGGCCAAGGCCATTCAGTGCCACAACAAGCAGGAGCTCGAAGAGCTATTCGATGGCGTCGAGTTGCCCGTGCACTGA
- a CDS encoding arylesterase, with amino-acid sequence MRMWWLSAGLALYCLGQSAAAGTLLVVGDSISAGAGLDIRQGWVSLLQTRLKAEGFDDQVINASISGDTSAGGQARLPALLAAHKPNLVVLELGGNDGLRGQPPEQLQQNLASMIESARQAGAKVVLLGMRLPPNYGVRYNTAFANVYQQLATQEQVALVPFFLEGVGGVPGMMQADGIHPAQVAQQRLLENAWPVIKPLL; translated from the coding sequence ATGCGAATGTGGTGGTTGAGTGCCGGCTTGGCTCTGTATTGCCTGGGCCAAAGCGCGGCGGCGGGAACATTGCTGGTCGTCGGCGACAGTATAAGCGCCGGCGCTGGCCTGGATATCCGCCAGGGTTGGGTCTCTTTGTTGCAGACCCGGCTCAAGGCTGAAGGTTTCGACGATCAGGTGATCAATGCCTCGATCAGTGGCGACACCAGCGCAGGTGGTCAGGCGCGGCTGCCGGCGCTGCTTGCAGCCCACAAGCCTAACCTCGTGGTGCTAGAGCTGGGTGGCAACGATGGCTTGCGTGGGCAGCCTCCAGAGCAATTGCAACAAAATCTTGCCTCAATGATCGAAAGTGCCCGTCAGGCGGGTGCCAAGGTGGTGTTGCTGGGTATGCGCCTGCCCCCAAACTACGGCGTGCGTTACAACACCGCGTTTGCCAACGTGTATCAGCAACTGGCAACGCAAGAGCAGGTGGCCCTGGTGCCATTCTTCCTCGAAGGGGTGGGCGGTGTGCCGGGCATGATGCAGGCAGACGGCATCCATCCGGCGCAAGTGGCCCAGCAGCGCTTGCTGGAAAATGCCTGGCCGGTGATAAAACCCTTGCTGTGA
- a CDS encoding ABC transporter ATP-binding protein: MGPSILVAQNLSKVVPSAEGDLTILHALSLNLAKGDSLAIVGASGSGKSTLLGLLAGLDRPSAGQVILAGQDLGPLDEDQRARVRAEHVGFVFQSFQLLDSLNALENVMLPLELDGRRDARDHARTLLERVGLGQRLTHTPRQLSGGEQQRVAIARAFAAQPAVLFADEPTGNLDSHTGERISDLLFELNKERGTTLVLVTHDERLARRCRRKIRLEAGHLVTPVEA; the protein is encoded by the coding sequence ATGGGCCCCAGTATTCTCGTTGCTCAGAACCTTAGCAAAGTGGTACCCAGCGCGGAAGGTGATCTGACCATTCTGCATGCCTTGTCCCTGAACCTTGCCAAGGGTGACAGCCTGGCCATTGTCGGCGCCTCGGGTTCGGGCAAATCGACTTTGCTCGGCCTGCTGGCCGGCCTGGACCGGCCCAGTGCCGGGCAGGTGATCCTGGCTGGGCAAGACCTCGGCCCCCTGGACGAGGACCAGCGCGCCAGGGTGCGGGCCGAGCATGTAGGCTTCGTTTTCCAGTCGTTCCAATTGCTAGACAGCCTCAACGCTTTGGAGAATGTGATGCTGCCCTTGGAGCTTGACGGCCGGCGCGATGCCCGCGACCACGCGCGCACCTTGCTGGAGCGGGTGGGCCTTGGTCAGCGCCTGACCCACACTCCACGGCAACTTTCCGGCGGCGAACAGCAACGGGTCGCCATCGCCCGTGCGTTTGCAGCACAACCGGCCGTGCTGTTCGCCGACGAGCCCACGGGCAACCTCGACAGCCATACGGGAGAGCGCATCAGCGATCTATTGTTCGAATTGAACAAGGAACGCGGCACCACACTGGTACTGGTCACCCATGACGAGCGCTTGGCCAGGCGTTGCCGACGCAAGATACGCCTGGAGGCGGGCCACTTGGTAACGCCGGTGGAGGCCTGA